One segment of Neobacillus endophyticus DNA contains the following:
- a CDS encoding alpha/beta hydrolase yields the protein MWKWEAEGDAKAVIVMVHGAMEHHRRYGWLIEMWRSSGFHVVMGDLPGQGMTTRSNRGHIDSFDEYIFEVKDWIQAAYRYELPVFLLGHSMGGLISIRMMQEQRLNIAGVILSSPCLGLIHTPSKISEFLSYGLNVIFPTLRMDSGLTIQMATRNQDVIEADSNDTLYVTKVSVRWYRELAGAMKEAFLNLGKTQDIPLLVMQGGDDKIVNKVPVKEWFNHVPLSEKRFKEWPKCYHEIFNEPEREEVFEYAKDFVLSQLKAIGYIV from the coding sequence ATGTGGAAGTGGGAAGCAGAAGGAGATGCGAAAGCAGTCATTGTGATGGTTCATGGGGCAATGGAACACCATCGCAGATACGGCTGGCTGATCGAAATGTGGCGTTCATCCGGCTTTCATGTCGTAATGGGTGACCTCCCTGGCCAGGGCATGACAACAAGATCCAACAGAGGTCATATTGATTCTTTTGATGAATACATATTTGAAGTAAAAGATTGGATTCAAGCAGCCTACCGGTATGAATTGCCTGTATTTTTACTTGGTCATAGTATGGGGGGGCTGATTTCCATCCGTATGATGCAAGAGCAAAGGTTAAATATTGCAGGAGTGATCCTTTCATCTCCTTGTTTAGGGTTAATTCATACACCTTCAAAGATTTCAGAGTTTCTTTCATATGGATTAAATGTTATTTTCCCAACCCTTAGGATGGATTCTGGACTAACGATTCAAATGGCAACGAGAAATCAAGATGTAATAGAAGCAGATTCGAATGATACACTATACGTGACAAAAGTTTCTGTCAGGTGGTACCGTGAACTTGCCGGGGCAATGAAGGAGGCTTTCCTTAACCTTGGAAAAACACAGGATATCCCTTTGCTTGTCATGCAAGGCGGCGATGATAAAATTGTCAATAAAGTACCTGTTAAGGAATGGTTTAACCATGTGCCATTATCTGAGAAAAGGTTCAAGGAATGGCCGAAATGTTATCATGAAATTTTTAATGAACCTGAGCGGGAAGAAGTCTTTGAATATGCAAAAGACTTTGTGCTCAGCCAATTGAAAGCCATTGGTTATATTGTTTAG